Within Prinia subflava isolate CZ2003 ecotype Zambia chromosome 10, Cam_Psub_1.2, whole genome shotgun sequence, the genomic segment tttatttttaaatggtaacAATGGTCCATCAGACCATGTTTTTTATTGAAGGCTGGAAAAATGTAATATCTTAGattctttgaatattttttataaGAAAGATGTTCAGTTGGAATAGTCTAGATTAAGTACATAAAATTTGTAAGTATATGAGAAAACAGCACAGTAATGGATTTGCCAGGAAATTTTTCTGCATTGATTGCAGCAGTATTACTAATCCTGAATCAACCTAAATGTACAGAACTGAATAAGTATTAGAGCTGTCCATTAAGATTTGATAAATGCACTAGTCCattaattttaccttttttgttgaataaattatttgacAAATAATGGTAAAATTCATCAAATAAATTATCTgatgaatgtattttttaagtAATTGACTACCTCTAATGAATATGCAGGCAGTTCCTTAATGAAAAGCATTACTCTACTGTTAGCCTGCTTTCATCACTCATATGTcacttttttgtattttgcaaCTGCAATCTgtatattttattcatttaccCATTCATTTATACAAGAGGGGTTCAAAACAGTATGGTTAATCAATCACTGAAGTtcttagaatattttttctttacagttgATTATTCattacatttattaaaaagggCTTGGATTTTCTGGGGACACCACTCCCAAGAATTATTCTTGGCTTGTACGTTCCAAATCAAGTGCACAAGAATGCTCTGAAAATTGCAGGGTTCATGTATAAGCCATTTTTGTGCTGTAAACACTACAATTACCAATTGTTTCAAGGAACAGGAACTTGAAGCCAAGCCAGACACCTTCAAAGTCCCTCAAAACACTCATTAGAGGAGTAAAACAAAGAATAGTGTAAAGGAGTTGCACAGCACTGGGATGTTTGGATAAAAGCCACAGAGAGGATTATCTGGATGATGTTCAATTTTGGAAATGTTCCAACCTCAAAAAGCAAGTCTGTACTTTTTATTACAGAGGTGATCTCAACAAATGATAGTGATAGATTTATACTGTCAAATGGCAAATTGCACCTATTAATGTTACAACACGTCACACTTCTGAGTCCTGGCTCCTCACAGAGGTGTGCCAATTTATTGTGGCAGTGACAGTAGGTACAACAGTCAAGTCTGCATGACTCTGTCGATATTGTAAAGGTACAAATCATGTTTTCATGGGTGACTTTGAACTTGCTGCACAAAGCTCAGCTGAACAGGTTTGATGGGAGAACATTGTGGGAGACAAGTATATTAGAAGGGTTGGCTGTAGCTGCACTTGGAATAGCAGTGAttcttttccaaattttcattttaatgtctCATAGACTTTTATAACTACAGTGTTAATAGCCCTTGGCCAACCCTTCCAGACATCATTTCTATACCCAAATGGATAACTAATATATAGCTGAACCTCAAAATAGGTACAAGTGGAAGGAATTATGCTGTGCCCATAGAATTTAAAAGATGAAGTTTCCAAAACCACCAGGGGTGCAGAATAAAGCACTAACATAAGTCTACTCCCACTCAAAAAGCTGTGATGCCAGAGGTGGGGAAAGCCATGTTGAAATCCTTGGCAATGGAAAAGAGTTTGTTATTGACTGATACATGCTAATCAATACATGCTAATCAAAACTGCACCACCCTGGCAGCAAACAGTCATTTCCATTCTACACACTTATTACAGGGAGATTATTATTGTAAGAGTGTATTACAGTACAAAAGAAAGTTCTTCTAGGGCTtcttttattatctttttttcctcccattttcaTACCTTTTATCTCTGGGGTTTATATTTGTCTTTGCCTCAATCAGTCTTGGGttgctgtgtgtgtgaatgtTTGTCCCTTAAAGCTTGAGATAAACTCATGTTTCTATTAAAAAGTTTAAATACATGTTATAAATAATTTCTCCACACTTGTATGCTTTGATCTAATCTACTGCATACTTTTAGTTAAAATGGTTGTGGTTCTAAAGATTACAAAtattaggaggaaaaaataagttGTAGAAATTATCTTCAGTTTGCAGCTTGTTTTATAAAGGTTTTAAAATGCTCCTTCTTTGCTAAGGCTATCTAAAGAGTTTCTGACCCACTTCTTTTCATGTACAGTCACCaatctaataataataataataatttttagatGGGATCAATAAGGCTTTGCACTTAAGACTTCTAATAGAAACTTAGTACTAATAAGCAAACACCTTCAGAAGTAGTGTTTCTGGTTAGGCAATCAGAGGAGAGGCTAATTTGTACCCCTGATAAACACTTGAACTCCCTATGCTTCAGTATTACTACGGATTTACAGCCCAAGAACGTTTGAAACATCATACCCTGAGACAACTGACCCATTGGTACAGCAGTACAGTTCTGTTCTTCATCATTTACATATTGTCTCAGAAGCATTATTACAGTATAATCCAAACCACAAATCTCCTGGGTCCCCACTCACAGAAATGGAAACCACCATTTGGGTACAAAGGCATTTGTCCTGAAAATGATTTTAATCTTTTGTGCAAGAATTTTGTGGCGAGTAGCCCTCCAGAGAATTGGTATCCATTATCTCCTGACTATCTTGGGAAACCTGCAAATTCAATGCTATTAGTAGATGAAGCTCAGGATTAAAGGTAGACTTGAAGCTGCcaaatttttcagctttcaatATGATGGTTGCAGTGATTTGGTTATCCCAGAGCAAAAGTGACATTTTCTTGTCAGAGtccttaattattttttttccttctttctctttaatAAGCTGCAGAATGGAAACTGGGAAAAGATTGTCTCCTGTAATTAAAAGGACTGCCTGAGTGGCACTACTTTGGGAAGAGTTTAATCTTTGTCACGTTGGAGCTCATGGAGTGTTCTCAACAGGAAGGCTGGACAAGGGAAACAGAATTATCACTAACAATGTGCTTTCCATGGAGAAGGCATCTGACACCAACTTCATCTTCTAGTGTCAGTGCCTGTTTTCATAGGGTTTTCTATATTATCCTTTATTACTTGTATAGAGGATGAACAAAATACCTAGGTCCCTGCACCCTTAGAAAATATCTCTCTTGCAGTTCAGGCCCCATTTTGCTATCACTCTGTCAAAACAAGCTgtccaaacccccaaaaaaaccctggagcagctgaagcaCCTTGCTGAAATCGGGTTGCCTTTCCTCCCATGATCTAGTGGCACATTGTTATGAAGAGACATAAAAGAGtaaagagtaaataaaaatatgagaatACTGTGAAAACAAGTTAGCTAAAATCCTTGTGGAACACACAAAAAGTAGCTGAACAGCCACAGGGTTCTTTGCTGTTCATCTACAGGTTTATTGCATGCCTTCACTTAGGCACAGgagtgagagaaaaagaaaccgGCTGCTCTCCTCACCCATagcagggctgcactggcacACAGGCCTGGATCAACTCCTAGCacctccctttttccttttaatttgcAGGGATTGCTGGAAGATCTGGAGTGCTCAAAGAGTGTCTACAGGCCTCAGAGCCCAGCTTGCAGGATTTGCTTCTGCAGCCAGCCAGATTTACAGCAaagccactgcagccctgctctgcctctgcgCCGTGTACCTGAGATCCCcactgggcacagctcagctggagctgaaaACAAGGCTACAGATGCCTACACTTGGggcattttgtgtgtttttgatAATGCGATTTCCGTGTGCTAACCGCTCAGAGAAACATCACTGTGCATAAATCTTTACCTGAAGGCAGACgaggagcagggatgagagAAATAGTAAcaaaaccccagccctgctgcctccatggaaaaaaagataaGGTCCAAAGAGGAAATAGGAAATTGCAAACTTAAACCTAAGAATTGCAAGGATTTCCTATTAAAGGATAGTGTCTCACCATAGTAACCTGCTGGACACCAGGGCTACCTGACCCAGAAGCACTGAGCCAAGGGAGGCCATGGTGCTCTGTCTCAGACTCTGCTGTGCTCACCAGAAGGGTGAGATGGAGAGGCATAACCTTAGAGCTCTATCTAGCAGGTTGTTTCCAGCTGTACCAAATAGGCAGTGGGAATTTGGCTTGCAATTTGATCAGAAATATACCTGATACTTTATTAAGCTTTGAAATGGATAATGtcttgaaataaaattgtttcaCTGCCAAGTTGTATGTGTTAAGATCTTCCACTTCTTTATTTTAACAAATCCTCACATTATACCAAATAGCTTAAAAAGCAACATAGTTGTAACTGACTTGACCATAGATGTTGTGAGGCCTCACTATTGCACCTTCTCCTTCTGTTAGCTCCAGCTATCACTGTCAACAGTCTTACAGAGTAAAGCCCCATTACAGCCAGAATGGTTCCTTAAACTTTATAGCACTTAGAAATGCTCCTGAGACACCAAAAACATCTCAGTTCAGAATTGAACATGTAATACCTGCCAAATTTGCAGGTTTGAAACCACTTCCAACAGGAATTAAAAAGGCCCTCTCCACAGCAGAAATAGGGCTATCAATACTTGACTTGTCTGCCCGTGTGAAATAGCGGGTTCTTTTCTCTGACGTCGCAATTTGGTTTAAAATGGCTTTGATGATGACAGGGTACATGCGGATGATAAAACCACAGAGATGACAGTCTAATCTTACAAAGATGACCCATCACTGATAAGAGATTAAGTCACACAACATTTGAAAAACCAGATTATCTGTCTGCTCGGATGGTGCCTGTGTACACCTCCTGCTGAGCCATGCTGAGACGCCAGTGACATACAAAGACGTTTCTCTGTAAAAACCAGAAATGCTTCACAGGATTTCTCAAACCGTTGGGACAAAAGAagaagagtaagaaaaaaaacctcctctgATATTATATTGAACTTTTTTGTCAAACATTCATTTTTCAGACTAGTAAAGTATTTAGATGTACAGCATATAAATAATTTAGAGGTACTATAAAAAGGTCTAAATTACTCAATTCTGCCCTATAATTAGCACTCACAGCTATGCTGGCAGTGGGTGGGTGATTATTAAACACCTTTTATTATTGGCTTTATGTACtacaataaaaaattaaaattatacttACAAGAATTATTAGACATGCCGGTCCTATAAAACTCCATATAAAGTTATTCTTAGTGCTGAGCCAACATCTGAAAattaaacagcagaaaatgccTTGAAATGTGCTTTTGTGATTATGTCTCCTTCTGTACCATGATTTGGATGCAGAAACAGTGACTTACACTTCTGTGGTGCCATAGTACTTGTATCCCAGTGCAGCAGAGATTCCAACGACCACGGCTGGACTGACATAGCCAAAGACATAAAAATTCTTGTGCAAGAAACCCTTGTTGTAGATGACTCCCACAACTATAAGGTAGAGGTGAATACCTTCGATACACATCCATGCAAAAGCAGCTAGGAGGAAATAATGGAGTAGTCCAGCAGTAATTGAACAGAAGAGCTAGAAATTCAATCAGAGAAAGCAGGAGTCATAATTCTATTAATAGGCTTTTGTCTATATATGTTATAGTATAATAGTACATGCACAGCAACCAGGTGACTCTAAAGTGGTGATTCAGCCCAGTTGCAATGCTGGTTAACAAGAACTTGGCCTACATCCATTTGCACATTCATTCATTAAAGTTTTCTGTAACAAATGGTAAAATAAAGAGACTACattcaacttttaaaattagagTGACTTCCCTGAATAACTGTACAAATGGTTTGACCATTTGGTCAGGTCGATCCTGTTGTTATAGCTGAGTAGTCTATATACTATAGTAGCCTATATACTGAGTAGTCTATATACTCGATCTAcacaaagttaatttttattatttgttaaCATTGTAATTAGGCATCCCAAGGAATTATTTCTGAAGTAACTTTTGTTATATATAGTTTGTATAATGATATTTTTCAATCCATCAATACTGGTTTTCTACCTCAGGGATAGCAACTCATATTTTTTCAAGTGATTTTAAATCCTATTCAGCTACTAATAGTAGGTTATTTTGATAATTTATGCATGATTTTATTGCCTAAAACTAATCTGAGATGTAAAAATCAACACTCCAGCTTTCTGAAGAGCAAAAGAGACAGGTCAAGACCTCACATGGTACCTCCAGGTAACAGCTCAGTATCTCAGATGTCAGCTTGGGATTGCAGCTCTGGTCTGATTTTAGAGAAAACTGTTACCCTGGGAGCCACCAATGTGGCTTTGTACAGCATCCTAAGTGAAGTGAAAATGCTAAACACATAGAGATCACAGTCTCAGTAAAGGTGACAAATTTTGAATGAAACCCATGGAGCAAAATCAATACACACCAGCTCAGAAGAAGGCCCTGCTTCTTTAAATGACCATTTTGTATTTCCTGTTACTGTGCTGGGAGATCAGGGTCACTACTGCAGGTAGGAAATGTGGGGAGTAGAAGCAAGATCATATCTTATActgtatatttattttgcaaTACAAAATCAAGGCACAAGTGAAAACTACCCACCTTATTATTGTTCATATTAATTCCAATCAGGAAAATAAGTTCCGCTAGgaaaaggctgcagcagaggttTTTGTGGATTGTCGTTCTAGTGCTTTGAATTTCACTGAAGAACCAGAATGTGAAAATGCACATGGAGAGGCAAATCAACGAAATAATTATTCCTAGCTGAGTGATTCTTGTAAGAATGCTATAATTTGTAACACCCTGGGGGAAAATTATAATATAGTATTTAAAAGAACAGCTTTGTAACTTCTCAAGAAAGACTTCATTCTATAATAcagctcttttcttcttttctacaAAATATTAATCAAAACTGTTTGTAGAGTTGCACTGAAAATGTAAACTTTGGATAATCTAAAAAGTATTGGGTTTTTGTGAGACAGATATAATTCTAGGGGAAATTAGTAATAAACTGTATATATTCCTACTCTTGCATTTTCTGATACTTCTTAACAAAACTTTTTATTAACATCAGTATCTCCTAATAAGATTTTCAAAATCAGATCATTTTAGTGAATGACAAATACACTGGCAGTAGGACATCTATTAATATGACACGAACATTTTCTAATATAAAAGGACTTATCACAGCAGTGACTTAGATAAGCAAAACTGAATAACTGTCTAACTGAATTTGCAACATGATCAAAACAAGGCTCTGAAATAACAATCACTTCAAGCAAATGCTATTCCAGATACGTAGCATGAACTTTCTCCAGAGAAACATAAGATATTTCAATACTGGAcatgaatattttctgtataaGAATACAATCTCTTTTGCTGTTTGCTACTTGAACAAAGGAACTCAGAAATACATGACTGTACATCAGCAAAAGGATAGTATTCAGCTGACCATAAAATGCATCTAAGTatttttttactaaataaaGGATGAGAGATTCTTCACCTCCCAgcctttcttttcaaaataactGTATAAGTACCTGCAAAGGTTTCAAATTTGAACTGAAGACTTAGGATGCTATTTAGCAACCAGGAAACAGCCTCTATCAGCATGAAATTCACAGTGTGAGAGAACTGCCTCAATACAGTATATTCATGCTAATATTCTGCTTGCTGTCAGTTCTGATACCTTATAAAGCTGCCTCCTGAGGCAGGACCTGAGCTCCTGCAGATCCCCACTGAGATGCTGGAAATCTATGGGGCTTCTTAACATAAGAAGGACATAAATTGAATGGCCATCCTCCTGATTTTGTGCTGATCGTGAGTGTCCATGTTTAATAGCCATAAACTTCAGATTGATTATGCTGCTGCAAACTCTCCAGAGAGAATTTAAAGCAGGTTTTTAGATGCCAAGGTTAGACAAATGGGTGGCAAAGTTTTGAGAGACAGAAATTCAGGGCCATATGGCTACTGACCACCAGTGAATGGCAGATAAATCCCACAGCAGTCTTAAAGTgagatttaaaatgaaatgcaatgctCCAAAAATAAGCACAACAGACTGTGTTTTTGGAACAAGATACTTTGCTGCATCACTGCTCTGTAATACTGCAGAAAGGACATAAGGAAATTCAAACACATATGGGAggaattttgtttgctttgtgcacAATAAATTGTGTGTTTGCTGAACAAAACCGAGAGACAACCTAAAGGGGAGTAAGTATGCAGGTTGcactaaaataaaaacctaaggaatgaaaacagaagaaagtatCAGGTAAAACACTAAATTAAAACAGCACTTACAACGGAGCCACCTGAGGACatcaaaacagcaaaatgagTCAGATGATTACATTTGCATGAGATATGAGTGGAGTTGGAATGTGTCAGCTCACAGCCTTCTGTAGCCCAGTTGCCATTCATTGTGTCTGAGTAGTTCCAAAATGCACATTTAATGTCTTTATCTGCAGTCTGGAACAGAAACAAGATGTTCTGCTGATGGCAAAAGGCAGGATATTTCCCATCAAGAGACCTTTCTTACGCTACACCGCgcaattcattaaaaaatgcttGTTATCATTGGAAGGTTGGGAAACAAAAAACACATTCTGCAAGGCCTATTCCAAGCAATTAAAATGTGGCTGGGGATGCAAGCAATTTATTCACGCAGCTAAAACCTCACCAAACATGTAGTCTAATCAGATTACTGAACCCTTCTGGCACCTGTGGAGATGTTGGAATTTTTACCTATTGAAAACATTGTTATATATACACTTGCACCTGCTGAACATGGACTAGACTCCAAGGTTACAGCCACATTGCTCATCCATTCCAAATGAGCAGTTCAAAACCTGAGACTTATTCTGTGCATTTTACAAAGCAACCTCTGATAAAGCCAGGGTCATATCACACCTGCTGTATCACCTGCTACACAACAGTGATGGGAAAGACCATTAGTATTAGTACAGTTAGTGCTTACTAAATCTAGTCAAAGACTAAGTCTCCCCCATAATACAGGCTTTATAAATTTATGCAAATTTATATAAAGGTGATTTCTAACTCAGAAGGGAAATAACAAATTTAAAAGCTATGTTACCAAGGTTAGCGCCTTGTCCCATTGCTCACCTCTCTACAGAGTAGCtttctttttatgtttctgATTATTCTTTGTGCCATGTAAGGTGATTCTTCATATATGAGTGAAGTTAGCAAAAATCTGTATTTGCTGGAAGTAAACCtctcagttttaaataaatgtgttcagatttcagaaaaaataaagcttcaAAACTATAGGTTCTGTTATTACCCCTTAATTCCAGATTACTTTTTTTGCATTAACCTTGAagcatttcttccctttttttttagtatacATGCTTAAGAATCTGATAAACTTTCAGAACCATCCCCCATCTAAATACACAAAAATCAAGATCCTGTTATATTCTCTGGTTCAGGCATCTATATTTTATCATATTACAACCCAGCAAAAATGGCATTATTACCCTTGTTTTAGTCCCACAGCAGTTTTCCTCTGTATCATATTTAGTCTATTGCACTTAAGATGTCACACTGGAGATTAATCTTATTAGAGTAATAAATGGTAACCTCACATCAGCAAACAACAGAATTATGTCTTAGCTTATCATATGCTGCAGGTATGCTTGCATCACATAAAATGATTAGctaatgttttgttttacttgaagctgataataaaaaacccccttACCTTGGCATACTTTAAGGTAAATGTTATTTTCTCAAGCTCGTAGAGTGTGGGTGGATTTGAGCTAATTGCAACAGCTATAACTGCTGAGCTCACAGTGTGTGTCTGCTCTGAGGGGCCTCTGGAGGAGGTGTTTTTGGGCGATGAAAGCAGAGAACCGATGTTGCTGTACCGCAGAAAGACAACTGCAACCGTGCCTATCAATCAAACAGGCCGTGGTTAGTGCTCCGTGGGCTTTATAGCAGAACAAAATTGAGGGCATTAGGGAAACAATAAACAATAGACATTATTGCTGCTATTGTGTAAAATATGCAAAACAGATGGAGTCTTTGTGGAATACTTATAAAAGTGTTTTAGAGACAATGAAATAtagctttatttaaaacaatgtaACTGgcattagaaataaaaatgtgtgcTCGCACTGGCAATGCTAATTAGGTAGATGCACATATATTTTTCCTAGAGTAGTGTATGgttgctgctgttctgcaaCTGGTGTCAACTCTTATAAAGTAAAATGTCTCACACCTGAAGTAAATACAGGACCTTTCTGAAGTACCTGGCTTGCTTTGACTTCCATTACAGTGGACCCAGGATGGAACAcaaataaggaaaaggaaaaaggtattttcagaTTCAGTCCTGATCTTAAAAAATGTAGTGACTTTATCCCTGGTACCACAATAAACCCCATTTTTAGATACTCATATATGATGAGATACAGATTAGATGGAAGAtgaagatttaaaatattttttcatatttattaaGTTATGTGCTTTGATTTCAGAGCTGTTTAAACACATACATTTATACTTAGTGATGACAATAGTCATAAGCCCTTTCTGTAGCACTCTGAGGTACAAGCCAGATCTGGGTCCTGCTGGTTTTGGTACTAGAGGTTACATATTCTTGTCCCAGTGATCTACTCTCTGAATGGAAAGATGCACCAAATTTTGAAGGAGAAGTATTACAGAGAGTTGAAGGGGCTGGTCCAAAGTCATACAGCAGGTCTATGGATGAGAAAAGGATAAAGCTCAGACCTGTGATGGCGATACCCAGTGTAAAAACTCGTTGGATACTCACTGTATGTGTTAGAAATATCAGTCTTGAGACAATAAAGGAGAAAGGGAGATAAAAATACCTTATCTTCTCTGTAGTTAGCAGTGTGGAAGTTCAGCCTTGGTAAACTGCACAATTGGTTGTTTTCTAGTGGGTACAAGTCTATCCAAGGTGTCCATTAACCCACCTACTCTCCAGCCTTTGTTTCTTACCATTCGGATGAGGTTCCTTTCTCTTCTTGGGAGAGATCTTTATGTAATCTCCCCCTGTGTACACATGAGGGTGGATGTGTTTCATGTGGTGTGAATCAAAAGCAAAAACCTTGAGTgctgcaaaagaagaaaaatactgtacAAATCACAGCTCCATTATGGCCTACCATAATTTAGAGTTGGGTTAATAAATGTGCTACTGGATTGCATAATTACTGTGAATTTTAAGACTCTATCCTTgtgcaaaatatttcaagaaaaatatcaTTAATATAACATGCTTGtttaaatatctatttttttttattttcatgcataCATTTTGCTCtaatacttttttctctttccatgaaaaatatAGTCTCTTATTTACCTTGCCTTAAATTAGgtactggaaaaaaacaatgtAGGTTACTTTAGGAAGAGCTAttgctttattaaaaatgtatttctgaaagGGGCAACAAATCACAATTATAAAAAGGAAAGCATAAAATTCTCCACTGAATAATAACATTTGATAAAAGCCAATTTCTGAAAAGTATATATTTTATGGTTATCTATCCATGCTACCAAATGCACACTGCACCATGAACTAATGATGTGTCTaggcaaaaagcaaacaaacaagcatCACCCCTTAGGACACAAACTACATTAGAGTCTATTGAGCTCTTTATTTGCTTCATTACGGTGCTGAGTTTCAATCACCCAGGAAGGGAACAAAAATAAGTCAATCAggctattttaaaaaacaaaacaaaacaacagcaaacaaATCTAAAACTTGACTGACGGAGGAATATCACTAAGCTAGACCATCTGCATTGCTTAAACCACAGCACACAAAAATAATATGAGCTATTCAATAGACCAGCTGTCAGAAAATGTTTGTAAGGGCAtaagaaattgttttctttggCTGGAGCTTTGAAAAGCTCGTAGTTCAAGTTGCACCAAAAAAAGCAGTGGAGAGAGAGGGGTGATGCTGTAGGTCTTAAcccaaaatatttgtgtgtgaCACATATGAGACctgtgaaaaattaattcatgctgaaaaacagtaacaaaaaatttcagtgtttgtgTTCAATTTGGAAATGAGCTCATTCAGTTTAACATTTTAGAACAAAATCAAGGAATATAATCATTAACCTTTTAACACAGGAATTCCTCTCCATTCTCTTTATCAGCTGCTTCTGTCACCTTGGTGACTGATAGCTAGAGTTCTGCTGGAGGCTGCACTCGAATTCTCCCTTCCTGGCTTTGATGGGCTCAGCTCTGGTCAGGAGAGCCTCTGCTGAGCAAGGGAGGTGTGGGGAGGGGGCCACAGGGGCTTTACAGCCAACACCTggacctgctgcagagccagaggTGCTCTGCAGTAACATCAGTCTGATTCTACAGAGTCTGTGTCAAGGAACAAATCCCTCCCTACTTTTTTATCActctaatttattttcagaaaagtgAGGGAAGAACAGGTGGTTTGACCTGCCTCAAGACCACAGGAGGAATCTTTCACATCAAGCCATCATATAAAACAGCAAGCTAATGAGAGACACTGAAGGACTGTACTAAATCTAAAATAAGAAATCAGATCACATACAGTTTGGGgacattcagaaaaataaagatgaaaaagtGGCCATTGACAAAGGAATCAGCTGTGCTTTATCAGGATTTTCAAAAGTGGCTGGTGGCAGCCTTACTCTGCTCTCAGTGAAGGAATGGTAAAACTGTTATTACCACAGCAAAATCAGCTGGTATTGGCGGCAAGACACCAGCACACAGGGAGAAAGAAGGTTAGTGAGCAAAATGGTGTAGTTGAGACTAACCAATGCTCCTCCTGGGGAATTCCtcttaaaatgagaaattccTGTTGACATAAAGCTACTCAAGCTTAAACTCACTAGGTGCAATCCTTATTCCAAGTTCATTTATAATAACTACACTGAACCaaaaagagtaaaaagaaaTGTGTAGAGAGCAAATCCAAATTTTGTCCCACTGGTGTTTTTTATACACAAAAGGTGCATAGGATCATTTTGTGCTTATAAAATGAATCTAGACTGTGTGAGTATGGCCATAATCAGAGATTTAAAGAGAATATGAAAACAAGCTCCCACAGactcaatttatttttttgctctGGACTCAAATGTTTAGTCTTTGAAAATTATGATACCTACACTGGAAGTCAGGTGTTACAAAAATCATACAAATTAACACCTGTGTCTTTCACATAACACCATTTTGAATCTTCATAATTGTGCTGGAAAACTCCTCAGATAAATCCACATCCAAAGTATCTCTTAGGATAATTTTCTTTATCTTACCTACGTCGCTGGCATTGGCCTCCAGCTGGGCTGTCTTTTTGAAGCTCTGTGACATGAGAAGCGTCGCCTGCTCTGCAGTGTGCAGCAGCTTGGTCAGGCTCTGCCTCTGGTTATCCACAGGCAGAGCCTCCCAGACTGCAATTTTGTCCTTTTGTAAGAAATTGTTCACAGTGTTGACCAAAACCTGTAAGTAAAGGCACGTGTTTGAGAAGAGTCACGCTGTTTTTGGGGTAAGGGTAAACCCCACGGCTCCCAGGCTTGAGGCACTCACGTTAATGGTGGTGTTGTGGAGGGCGTCGCTGCCAGAGACAGAGGCACCCACGGTGTTCCACGAGGAGTGAGACAGAGCTTCAACATAGGAAACCACTTCCACTGGTAAAAGCGGCCCCAAAGTGCTCCTGTTAATTTCTTGCAGCTTCTCCAGAGGGGTTTTTAAATGACTAATCTGAAAAATGCCAGAATTCAATTGTTAATTAAATAAGTAAAATCATATTTCTGCAcctgaaaataaacc encodes:
- the ADGRL4 gene encoding adhesion G protein-coupled receptor L4 isoform X2, whose translation is MKLLPFLVLISSLLDYGCTSPSCNMTCHKDARCEVQGGTTGCYCSQGYTGNGITVCKDDNECENATQPCGEHANCTNTEGSYYCTCVSGFKPSNGQQIFVPNDGTSCVDIDECSNDGTVACGDHAKCENVDGGFNCSCKEGYQPSTGKLQFKPNDGTSCQENPKAKCELFKDCIAEYINRTLARISHLKTPLEKLQEINRSTLGPLLPVEVVSYVEALSHSSWNTVGASVSGSDALHNTTINVLVNTVNNFLQKDKIAVWEALPVDNQRQSLTKLLHTAEQATLLMSQSFKKTAQLEANASDVALKVFAFDSHHMKHIHPHVYTGGDYIKISPKKRKEPHPNGTVAVVFLRYSNIGSLLSSPKNTSSRGPSEQTHTVSSAVIAVAISSNPPTLYELEKITFTLKYAKTADKDIKCAFWNYSDTMNGNWATEGCELTHSNSTHISCKCNHLTHFAVLMSSGGSVGVTNYSILTRITQLGIIISLICLSMCIFTFWFFSEIQSTRTTIHKNLCCSLFLAELIFLIGINMNNNKLFCSITAGLLHYFLLAAFAWMCIEGIHLYLIVVGVIYNKGFLHKNFYVFGYVSPAVVVGISAALGYKYYGTTEVCWLSTKNNFIWSFIGPACLIILVNLLAFGVIIYKVFRHTAMLKPEVSCYENIRSCARGALALLFLLGATWIFGVLHVVQGSVVTAYLFTIFNAFQGMFIFIFLCVLSRKIQEEYYRLFKNVPCCFGCLR